One Pseudomonas sp. B21_DOA genomic window, GCCCGGGCACGCTCGCGCAGAAATCAACGCTCTCAATAGTGGCTATCAGCTTTGCGCTAATACTGGCTAAACCGGCAGACGGCAATGCAGCGCATCGTCGTGGCTGCGGGCAATGCTGCTGTGCACCTGGAATGAATTGAAGGTCACGGTTTTCGCCCGATGGGTGCGGATCAACTGCCAGAAATCCTCCTCGCCGCTTTCGAAACTGCGAAATGCCGCCTCCCCGCTTCGCGACTTTGCCACTGCAAAAAGCTCAGCACGCGGCGGCCGTCGTCGCTGGCCTGCACGCTGGCGCTGAGAAACCCGTCGGAACGCTGGGCCAGCCCCTCGGTCTGCGTGGCCAGTGCCGAGACCAGCGCCGCTTGCTGACGGGGTTCGATTTCGAATTCGATCAATTGGGTAAAACTGCGATTGCTCATGGAAAGCCCCATTTATTGAAGCGAGCCTTGCGACCCGAAGAGCTGCAGGGTAAAACCTCTAGTTAAGTCAAGGTCAAGAGTATTTTCCGCATGATCAGCAAGGAGCAGGTGCACAAGCCTCTCACCGTGGGCGAGGTTGCGGCGCGCAGTGGCGTCGCGGTCACCGCGCTGCATTTTTACGAAGCCAAAGGGTTGATCAAGAGTGAACGCAACGCCGGCAATCAGCGCCGTTATCCGCGCGCCGTCCTGCGCCGGGTGGCGTTGATCAAAGTCGCGCAACGGCTGGGGATACCGCTGGCGGAGATCGGCGAAGCGCTGAAAATCCTGCCGCAGGATCGCGCGCCGTCGGCGGCGGACTGGAAAATGCTCTCTGAACAATGGCAGCGCGAGCTCGACGAACGGATCAGGCAACTGACGCTGATGCGCGATCAGCTCACCGGGTGCATCGGCTGCGGCTGTTTGTCCATGGAAGCGTGTCCGCTGCGCAATAAAGGCGACATGCTCGGTGACCAAGGGCCAGGCCCGCACTTTCGCGATGAATGATGAGCGCGGCTCGTCGGCGCAAATTCCGCGCAGTAAGGACGGTTCTATAGTGATTGCTCCGGGCAAATCCGGCGTAACCACATTTGTTGAAAACAAAACAGGGAGAACGTCATGAGCGTCAAACCCATTCCCGAGGGGTATCACAGCATTACCCCGTATCTCGGCATCCAACAGGCTGCCGAGGCCATCGAGTTCTACAAGAAAGCCTTCGATGCCAGCGAAGTGATGCGCCTGACCATGCCCGACGGCAACATCGGCCACGCCGAGCTGCGCATCGGCGACAGCGCGATCATGCTCGGCACGCCTTGCGATCAAGGGCCGTTGAGCAATCCACAGCAAGCGGTCTCGATCGGCTTGCATCTCTACGTCACCGATGTCGACCAATCCTTTCAACAAGCGCTGGATGCCGGGGCGCAAAGCGTCTCCGAGGTCAAAGACCAGTTTTACGGTGACCGCAGCGGCACGTTGAGAGATCCGTTCGGCCATCTGTGGTTTCTCGCCACGCGCAAAGAGGATTTGAGCGAAGAGCAGATTCGCCAGCGAGCGATGGAGATGTTCAACCAAGGCTGAGGGCTTGTTGCCTCTGATCAACCGGCAAAATATGCACTGCCGATGTAATTGCGAAACATTTGCTTTCATATCCGCTTTCGGGATTTTCTTCGCTCATCCGTCTTATAGGAATGCAGGCCGTTCGCGTAGGCAAAAGCCACGAGCGGCCTCCCGGGAAGTTCCGTGCTGCGAAGCCCGTAGCCCGGCCCCTTCCACCGCAATCAAGACGCGCAATCATGTCGAAGAAATCCCGTTCCAAACTGTGGTTCCTGGTGCATAGCTGGCTCGCGTTGCCGATCTGGTTCTTTGTATTGATCGTCTGTGTCACCGGCACGCTGGCGGTGGTCAGCCAGGAAATTGTCTGGCTGGCCAACCCGCAAATGCGCGCCAGTCAGCCGTCGGACGATGCGCCGCGACTGAGCTACGACCAG contains:
- the soxR gene encoding redox-sensitive transcriptional activator SoxR, encoding MISKEQVHKPLTVGEVAARSGVAVTALHFYEAKGLIKSERNAGNQRRYPRAVLRRVALIKVAQRLGIPLAEIGEALKILPQDRAPSAADWKMLSEQWQRELDERIRQLTLMRDQLTGCIGCGCLSMEACPLRNKGDMLGDQGPGPHFRDE
- a CDS encoding VOC family protein; translated protein: MSVKPIPEGYHSITPYLGIQQAAEAIEFYKKAFDASEVMRLTMPDGNIGHAELRIGDSAIMLGTPCDQGPLSNPQQAVSIGLHLYVTDVDQSFQQALDAGAQSVSEVKDQFYGDRSGTLRDPFGHLWFLATRKEDLSEEQIRQRAMEMFNQG